From the Euphorbia lathyris chromosome 6, ddEupLath1.1, whole genome shotgun sequence genome, one window contains:
- the LOC136233373 gene encoding protein RBL — MNASIIDPLQGDFPEVIEEYLDHGVMKCIAFNRRGTLLAAGCSDGSCVIWDFETRGIAKELRDKDCVAAITSICWSKYGHRILVSAADKSLTFWDVVNGEKLSRTILQQTPLLARLHPGSSIPSLCLACPLSSAPMIVDLNTGNSTLLPVMVPDMGNGHAPASRTKSSDGSPPFTPTAACFNKYGDLVYVGNSKGEILIIDYKSIKVHAMISTPGCAVIKNIVFSRNGQYLLTNSNDRTIRIYENLLPLKDGLATVEEMNRTIDEQDGVEKMKTVGSKCLALFREFQDSITKMHWKAPCFSGDGEWVIGGSASKGEHKIYIWDRAGYLVKILEGPKEALIDLAWHPVHPIVVSVSLTGLVYIWAKDYTENWSAFAPDFKELEENEEYVEREDEFDLIPETEKVKDSDVNEDEEVDIVTVDKDAFSDSDMSQDELCFLPAVPCPDVSEQQDKCVGSSSKLMDSNHSGSPFSDGAGQNGLATNHASSPLEEDTGGTRMKRKRRPSEKGLELQAEKVRKPMKTILKPSGRLSKIKNKSVGDVDMSNGVYKDDVSDE, encoded by the exons ATGAATGCCTCCATAATAG ATCCATTGCAAGGAGATTTTCCGGAGGTGATAGAGGAGTATTTGGACCATGGGGTTATGAAATGTATTGCCTTCAATCGTCGTGGCACTCTTCTCGCTG CTGGATGCTCTGATGGAAGCTGTGTTATCTGGGATTTTGAGACCAGGGGAATTGCCAAGGAGCTCCGAGATAAGGACTGTGTTGCTGCAATAACAAGCATCTGCTGGTCAAAGTATGGTCATCGAATCCTTGTTTCTGCTGCTGATAAATCATTAACATTCTGGGATGTTGTCAATGGAGAGAAGCTTTCACGCACAATTCTGCAGCAGACACCCCTACTGGCTCGCCTACATCCTGGTTCCTCTATTCCATCTCTCTGCCTGGCATGCCCACTTTCATCTGCTCCTATGATTGTCGACTTAAATACTGGAAATAGCACCTTGCTTCCTGTTATGGTACCTGATATGGGTAATGGACATGCCCCTGCATCACGCACCAAATCTTCAGATGGAAGTCCTCCTTTTACTCCAACTGCTGCATGCTTCAACAAGTATGGAGATTTGGTTTATGTTGGAAATtccaaaggggaaatacttaTAATAGATTATAAAAGCATTAAAGTGCATGCCATGATTTCCACTCCTGGTTGTGCTGTGATAAAGAACATAGTCTTCAGCAGGAATGGGCAGTATCTTCTTACAAATTCAAATGATCGCACTATCAGAATTTATGAAAATCTTCTTCCTTTGAAGGATGGCCTTGCTACTGTAGAGGAGATGAACAGGACAATTGATGAGCAAGATGGTGTTGAGAAGATGAAGACTGTTGGATCAAAGTGCTTGGCACTGTTCCGAGAATTTCAAGATTCTATCACCAAGATGCATTGGAAAGCACCTTGTTTCAGTGGTGATGGTGAATGGGTAATAGGTGGCTCGGCAAGCAAAGGAGAGCACAAAATCTACATATGGGATCGGGCTGGATATCTTGTAAAAATCCTTGAAGGTCCAAAGGAAGCACTAATTGATTTAGCATGGCACCCTGTTCATCCCATAGTAGTGTCTGTTTCCTTGACTGGCTTGGTATATATTTGGGCTAAGGATTATACTGAAAACTGGAGTGCATTTGCACCAGACTTCAAAGAGcttgaggaaaatgaagagtATGTGGAGCGGGAAGACGAGTTTGATCTGATCCCTGAAACTGAAAAG GTAAAAGACTCAGATGttaatgaagatgaagaagttgatATTGTGACGGTAGATAAAGATGCTTTCAGCGATTCAGATATGTCACAGGATGAACTATGCTTCTTGCCAGCTGTTCCATGTCCTGATGTTTCTGAACAGCAGGACAAGTGTGTAGGAAGTTCTTCAAAGTTGATGGACAGTAATCATTCTGGATCCCCTTTTTCAGATGGGGCTGGACAAAATGGACTAGCTACAAATCATGCTTCAAGTCCTCTTGAAG AGGACACGGGAGGGACACGCATGAAGAGGAAACGGAGACCTTCAGAAAAGGGGTTAGAGTTGCAGGCAGAAAAGGTGAGGAAACCCATGAAAACGATACTTAAACCTTCCGGTAGGctgtcaaaaataaaaaataaatctgTTGGTGACGTAGATATGAGTAATGGTGTATATAAGGATGATGTTTCTGACGAGTAG